One Loxodonta africana isolate mLoxAfr1 chromosome 15, mLoxAfr1.hap2, whole genome shotgun sequence genomic window carries:
- the KRCC1 gene encoding lysine-rich coiled-coil protein 1 — translation MKHSKKTYDSFQDELEDYIKVQKARGLEPKTCFRKMREDYLETFGYEEEVDSRPRYRMSDQRLPSETVQTYPRSYNIPQTLVNQLPQHLPAHDSRLRLDSPSCCQLTRDYSSEKPVPLNRSQQEYNYGSYSGESAVYKHLSSENSTSVYQASHKQIHQKRKRHPEEGREKAEEERPKHKKKKSCEEMDLDKHQSIRRKKAEVETVSVSTEKLKNRKEKKSREVSSKKEERKRRKEKKDQGQERTEEEMLWDQSILGF, via the coding sequence ATGAAGCATTCAAAGAAGACATATGACTCTTTCCAAGATGAACTCGAAGATTATATTAAAGTGCAGAAAGCCAGAGGCTTAGAGCCAAAGACTTGTTTCAGAAAGATGAGAGAGGACTATTTGGAAACCTTTGGGTACGAAGAAGAGGTTGATTCCAGACCCAGATATAGAATGTCTGATCAAAGACTCCCATCTGAAACTGTCCagacttacccaaggtcatacaATATTCCGCAAACATTGGTAAACCAGTTACCTCAGCACCTACCAGCTCATGATAGCAGACTGAGACTAGACTCTCCAAGCTGTTGTCAACTCACCAGGGACTATTCCTCAGAAAAACCAGTACCCCTGAACCGTAGTCAGCAAGAATATAATTATGGCTCATACAGTGGAGAATCTGCAGTTTACAAGCACCTCTCCTCAGAAAACAGTACCAGTGTCTATCAAGCCAGTCATAAACAGATACATCAGAAGAGAAAAAGGCACCCTGAGGAAGGCAGAGAAAAAGCAGAGGAGGAGCGGCCCAaacataagaagaaaaaaagttgtGAGGAGATGGATTTAGACAAACACCAGAGCATCCGAAGAAAGAAAGCAGAGGTGGAAACAGTCAGTGTCAGTACAGAAAAGCTTAAGAATCGAAAGGAGAAGAAAAGCCGAGAAGTATCTTCTAAGAAAGAGGAACGTAAgcgtagaaaagagaaaaaggatcAAGGCCAAGAAAGGACAGAGGAGGAAATGCTGTGGGACCAGTCTATCCTTGGATTTTGA